In Alosa alosa isolate M-15738 ecotype Scorff River chromosome 19, AALO_Geno_1.1, whole genome shotgun sequence, a genomic segment contains:
- the cavin4a gene encoding caveolae-associated protein 4a, which translates to MAQLGSEAEGVCVLSVLALLERVSGVLEGVQSSQARMADQQGALEEQVAAMREQVSALGSEHAQTAATVQKLLQKSRRVSAHVKEVKTRVDKQNTRVRKVETSQDELLTRNRFRVVIYQGDTELPSVAVLKVPKGAGASALEVEPDEYEAPGDLSSDDDYVTAEEVESTRVSRLRAGLLATRQRTSENLRRTGATLRQGGATLGGRVRGLGQRVVPTSEQRQRMRQSGQRLRQSIAQKAPNIRLRPTPRSVAEGEEGGAEGDSAHAVATPPKSKRKQEVTERERQGPLSEEGATSVPLDA; encoded by the exons atggCGCAGCTGGGCTCCGAggcggagggtgtgtgtgtgttgtcggtGCTGGCGCTGCTGGAGAGAGTGTCCGGCGTGCTGGAGGGCGTCCAGAGCAGTCAGGCCCGCATGGCCGACCAGCAGGGGGCGCTAGAGGAACAGGTGGCCGCCATGCGCGAGCAg GTGTCAGCGCTGGGCAGTGAGCACGCTCAGACGGCCGCCACGGTCCAGAAGCTGCTGCAGAAGTCTCGGCGGGTCAGTGCGCACGTGAAGGAGGTGAAGACCAGGGTGGACAAGCAGAACACGCGCGTCAGGAAGGTCGAGACCTCGCAGGACGAACTGCTCACACGAAACCGCTTCAGGGTCGTCATCTACCAA ggGGACACTGAGTTGCCGTCGGTGGCGGTGCTGAAGGTTCCGAAGGGGGCGGGTGCGTCGGCGTTGGAGGTGGAGCCTGACGAGTACGAGGCCCCGGGGGACCTGTCGTCGGACGACGACTACGTGACGGCGGAGGAGGTGGAGTCCACACGTGTGTCACGCCTGAGGGCGGGGCTTCTGGCCACACGCCAGCGCACCAGCGAGAACCTGCGTCGCACGGGCGCCACGCTGCGCCAGGGAGGAGCCACGCTGGGGGGGCGTGTCCGGGGGCTGGGCCAGCGCGTGGTGCCCACTAGCGAGCAGCGGCAGCGCATGCGGCAGAGTGGGCAGCGCCTACGCCAGTCCATCGCCCAGAAGGCCCCAAACATCCGCCTGCGCCCGACACCGCGCTCCGTGGCCGAGGGGGAGGAGGGCGGGGCCGAGGGAGACTCCGCCCACGCCGTCGCCACGCCCCCCAAGAGCAAGCGCAAGCAGGAAGTGACGGAGCGCGAGCGCCAGGGTCCGCTGTCTGAGGAGGGCGCCACCAGCGTGCCGCTGGACGCCTGA